A genomic window from Streptomyces mirabilis includes:
- a CDS encoding TetR/AcrR family transcriptional regulator, with amino-acid sequence MDSTAAREQALAAAREQALDAAEELFYARGIQTVGMDDIRGASGVSLKRLYQLFPAKELLVEAYLERRDVRWRQRLAEHVDRYEEPGRRILAVFEWLGQWFAEPGFRGCAWINSYGELGATSPLVVAQVRGHKGAFKDYLGGLVTDSGLPGALTDQLFLLAEGAMVTAGITRSTAPAEQAADAARALVEAQRR; translated from the coding sequence ATGGACAGCACAGCCGCCCGCGAACAGGCTCTCGCCGCCGCCCGGGAACAGGCGTTGGACGCCGCGGAGGAGCTCTTCTACGCCCGTGGCATCCAGACCGTCGGCATGGACGACATCCGCGGCGCCTCGGGGGTCTCCCTCAAGCGGCTCTATCAGCTGTTCCCGGCGAAGGAACTCCTCGTCGAGGCGTACCTCGAGCGGCGCGACGTGCGCTGGCGGCAGCGGCTGGCCGAGCACGTCGACAGGTACGAGGAGCCCGGACGGCGGATCCTGGCGGTGTTCGAATGGCTGGGGCAATGGTTCGCCGAGCCCGGCTTCCGCGGGTGCGCCTGGATCAACTCCTACGGCGAACTCGGCGCGACCTCACCCCTCGTCGTCGCCCAGGTCCGCGGTCACAAGGGAGCGTTCAAGGACTACCTGGGCGGCCTGGTGACCGACTCGGGACTTCCCGGCGCCCTCACCGACCAGCTGTTCCTGCTGGCCGAGGGCGCCATGGTCACCGCGGGCATCACACGAAGCACGGCGCCGGCCGAGCAGGCGGCCGACGCGGCACGGGCACTCGTCGAGGCCCAGCGGCGATAG
- a CDS encoding nuclear transport factor 2 family protein: protein MNGRPPLPPFTRETAVQKVQAAEDAWNTRDPHKVALAYSEDSVWRNRDTFVTGRAEIVELLTAKWAREHEYALRKDLWAFGGNRIAVRFQYESHDADGQWYRSYGNELWEFDEHGLMTRREASINDVRIEEHERRIFGPRPDAERGDTFPVH from the coding sequence ATGAACGGACGCCCGCCCCTCCCGCCCTTCACCCGCGAGACCGCGGTCCAGAAGGTCCAGGCGGCCGAGGACGCCTGGAACACCCGTGATCCCCACAAGGTCGCCCTCGCCTACTCCGAGGACTCGGTCTGGCGCAACCGCGACACCTTCGTCACCGGCCGCGCCGAGATCGTCGAACTCCTCACCGCCAAGTGGGCGCGCGAACACGAGTACGCCCTGCGCAAGGACCTCTGGGCCTTCGGCGGCAACCGCATCGCCGTCCGCTTCCAGTACGAGTCGCACGACGCCGACGGGCAGTGGTATCGGTCGTACGGCAACGAGCTGTGGGAGTTCGACGAGCACGGGCTGATGACCCGGCGCGAGGCCAGCATCAACGACGTACGCATCGAGGAGCACGAGCGCCGCATCTTCGGCCCGCGCCCGGATGCCGAACGCGGGGACACCTTCCCGGTCCACTAG
- a CDS encoding LysE family transporter: MTAALVAGLLAGYGIAIPVGAVATYLVSLTARTSLRTGGSAALGVATADGLYALVAALGGAALAAALQPVLAPLRWTSALVLLAMALRGAVGAVRQYREQRLAARSVRDPVRPARAYLTLLGITLLNPTTVIYFAALVLGSRTAEAVRPLEQGVFVLAAFLASASWQLLLAGGGALLGRALTGRRGRLVTGLASSAVIVVLAVRMLVAP; this comes from the coding sequence GTGACCGCCGCGCTCGTCGCGGGGCTTCTCGCGGGCTATGGCATCGCCATCCCCGTCGGAGCGGTCGCGACCTATCTCGTCTCCCTCACCGCGCGTACGTCCCTGAGAACCGGCGGGAGCGCCGCGCTGGGCGTCGCGACCGCCGACGGGTTGTACGCCCTGGTCGCCGCCCTCGGGGGCGCCGCGCTCGCCGCCGCGCTGCAACCGGTGCTCGCGCCGTTGCGCTGGACCTCCGCTCTGGTGCTGCTCGCCATGGCCCTACGGGGCGCGGTCGGCGCGGTGCGCCAGTACCGCGAACAGCGGCTCGCGGCCCGGTCCGTACGGGACCCGGTGCGCCCCGCGCGGGCGTACCTGACCCTGCTCGGGATCACCCTTCTCAATCCCACCACCGTGATCTACTTCGCGGCCCTGGTCCTCGGCAGCCGGACGGCCGAGGCGGTGCGCCCCCTGGAGCAGGGGGTGTTCGTGCTCGCCGCGTTCCTCGCCTCCGCGAGCTGGCAACTCCTGCTCGCCGGCGGCGGCGCGCTGCTCGGCCGGGCGCTGACGGGACGACGGGGGCGGCTGGTCACGGGGCTCGCGTCGAGTGCCGTCATCGTGGTGCTGGCGGTACGGATGCTCGTCGCACCATGA
- a CDS encoding DUF4235 domain-containing protein produces the protein MSKKVSKKPRKLKLPLAYKPLGFALGWASGALAGIAFRATWKVIRHEEDAPDALDRDRGWGEVLLAAALQGALFAVARSAADRTGAKAVERSTGVWPSSDKGGRD, from the coding sequence GTGTCCAAGAAGGTGTCAAAGAAGCCGAGGAAACTCAAACTCCCCCTCGCCTACAAGCCCCTCGGCTTCGCGCTGGGCTGGGCGAGCGGCGCGCTGGCCGGGATCGCCTTCCGGGCGACCTGGAAGGTGATCCGGCACGAGGAGGACGCGCCCGACGCCCTGGACAGGGACCGTGGCTGGGGCGAGGTGCTGCTCGCCGCGGCCCTTCAGGGCGCCTTGTTCGCGGTGGCGCGCAGCGCCGCGGACCGGACGGGCGCCAAGGCCGTCGAACGCTCGACGGGGGTCTGGCCGTCCTCGGACAAGGGCGGGCGGGACTGA
- a CDS encoding ferredoxin — protein MEIAIDKDVCIGAGQCALTAPNVFTQDDDGFSALLPGREDGGGDPLVREAARACPVGAITVSES, from the coding sequence ATCGAGATCGCCATCGACAAGGACGTCTGCATCGGCGCGGGACAGTGCGCGCTGACCGCGCCGAACGTCTTCACCCAGGACGACGACGGCTTCAGCGCGCTGTTGCCGGGCCGAGAGGACGGCGGCGGCGACCCGCTGGTCCGGGAGGCCGCGCGGGCCTGCCCGGTGGGCGCCATCACCGTCTCCGAGAGCTGA
- a CDS encoding VOC family protein: MALVTAGVVVLDCAEPEKLAAFYSELIEAEETDATANRVEIRGVDGIRMAFRRDVMATPPSWPRPENSLQVHLDFQVADLDEAERRIVGLGGRPIETKDPSGPFEERGYADPSGHSFTLRLLPSTTPKQG; encoded by the coding sequence CCGCAGGCGTCGTGGTACTGGACTGCGCCGAGCCCGAGAAGCTCGCCGCCTTCTACAGCGAGCTGATCGAGGCCGAGGAGACGGACGCGACCGCGAACCGTGTGGAGATCAGGGGCGTCGACGGCATCCGGATGGCGTTCCGCCGCGACGTGATGGCGACGCCGCCCAGCTGGCCGCGGCCCGAGAACTCCCTCCAGGTGCACCTGGACTTCCAGGTGGCCGACCTGGACGAGGCGGAACGCCGGATCGTCGGCCTCGGCGGGCGCCCGATCGAGACCAAGGACCCGTCCGGTCCGTTCGAGGAACGCGGTTACGCCGACCCGTCAGGACACTCCTTCACCCTCCGCCTCCTGCCGTCGACCACACCCAAACAGGGGTGA
- a CDS encoding nitroreductase family deazaflavin-dependent oxidoreductase, with protein sequence MPLEGEYEPSPTQWVRDQVELYEGSGGTKGTTLLDTGLPVIILTTRGAKSGKIRKTPLMRVEHDGRYAVVASQGGAPKHPVWYFNVQSDPHVELQDGAERQDMTAREVTGEEKAQWWERAVAAFPPYAEYQKKTDREIPVFVLEPTD encoded by the coding sequence ATGCCTCTTGAGGGTGAGTACGAACCCAGCCCGACGCAGTGGGTGCGTGACCAGGTGGAGCTGTACGAGGGCTCCGGCGGCACCAAGGGGACCACGCTGCTGGACACGGGACTGCCGGTCATCATTCTCACGACCCGCGGTGCCAAGAGCGGCAAGATCCGCAAGACCCCGCTGATGCGGGTCGAGCACGACGGACGTTACGCGGTGGTCGCCTCGCAGGGCGGCGCCCCCAAGCACCCGGTCTGGTACTTCAACGTGCAGTCCGATCCGCACGTGGAGCTCCAGGACGGCGCCGAGCGCCAGGACATGACGGCGCGTGAGGTCACCGGTGAGGAGAAGGCCCAGTGGTGGGAGCGCGCGGTCGCCGCGTTCCCCCCGTACGCCGAGTACCAGAAGAAGACGGACCGCGAGATCCCCGTCTTCGTGCTGGAACCGACGGACTGA
- a CDS encoding phospholipid carrier-dependent glycosyltransferase, with amino-acid sequence MASRQGDHLPTSTVRPPVRFERLRRHRRWLLALAVIALLAQMAVAMVTAAAQQTPTIDEPVYVGTAETYVREHSLHFNPEHPPLGKLIIATGLVFAHPHLDAHFTGDQTALGRRLLYESGNDPWRVMLWARLPVIVLTLLFGLVVLAFARELVGAVGGLVALALYAYSPDVITNGSLATLDVPAAGFPLTAVWLVWRARRRRPLLHLALAGAALGAALATKMSTLPAVPVLLLLVFLSFWQARRTPGLGLRAQPRLVGLGVAMAAGTALVALAVLWATYLVVDPHLRWTAPANLPAVHGLRGLVIDWLPVPRPYRDGMRIQFGFENDVWTGFLFGRLYHGSLWYYLPAALLVKTPLGMIALWLMGLGVMAALPRLRPAAPYVLLPPAALLAVAMTGSRDLGVRYALFVPVFLAVAAAGVVALRRRWAHLVTAALVGFVAISSLRAFPYYLPYSNEAFGGPSQTRLRLHDSNVDWGQDLGRLADRLSERYPHERVWLVYKGSGVPSYYGIEAADPRKVPPSEVHGLLAVSDTAVAKADGRLAALLHGATPVDDVGHSITIYRRA; translated from the coding sequence ATGGCCAGCAGGCAGGGCGACCACCTGCCCACGAGCACCGTCAGACCGCCGGTCCGGTTCGAACGGCTCCGGCGGCACCGGCGGTGGCTGCTCGCGCTGGCGGTGATCGCCCTGCTGGCCCAGATGGCGGTCGCGATGGTCACGGCGGCCGCGCAGCAGACGCCGACGATCGACGAGCCGGTGTACGTGGGCACGGCGGAGACCTATGTGCGGGAACACAGCCTGCACTTCAACCCCGAGCATCCCCCGCTGGGCAAGCTCATCATCGCGACCGGACTGGTGTTCGCCCATCCGCATCTGGATGCCCACTTCACGGGTGATCAGACCGCGCTCGGGCGGCGGCTGCTGTACGAGTCGGGCAACGATCCCTGGCGGGTGATGCTGTGGGCGCGGCTGCCGGTGATCGTGCTGACGCTGCTGTTCGGTCTGGTCGTCCTCGCGTTCGCCCGTGAACTCGTCGGCGCCGTGGGCGGGTTGGTGGCGCTCGCGCTGTACGCGTACTCGCCCGACGTCATCACCAACGGCTCGCTCGCCACACTCGACGTACCGGCGGCCGGATTCCCGCTGACGGCGGTGTGGCTGGTGTGGCGGGCCCGACGTCGGCGGCCCCTGCTCCACCTCGCTCTCGCGGGGGCGGCGCTCGGCGCGGCGCTCGCCACCAAGATGAGCACCCTGCCGGCGGTGCCGGTGCTGCTGCTCCTGGTGTTCCTCTCCTTCTGGCAGGCACGCCGCACGCCGGGCCTGGGCCTGCGCGCGCAACCGCGGCTCGTCGGCCTGGGTGTGGCGATGGCGGCCGGTACGGCACTGGTGGCGCTCGCCGTCCTCTGGGCGACCTATCTCGTCGTCGACCCGCACCTGCGTTGGACGGCTCCCGCGAACCTCCCGGCCGTGCACGGTCTGCGTGGGCTCGTCATCGACTGGCTGCCGGTGCCCCGGCCGTACCGCGACGGGATGCGGATCCAGTTCGGCTTCGAGAACGACGTGTGGACCGGCTTCCTGTTCGGACGGCTCTACCACGGCTCGCTCTGGTACTACCTGCCGGCCGCGCTGCTGGTGAAGACACCGCTCGGCATGATCGCGCTCTGGCTCATGGGCCTCGGCGTGATGGCCGCCCTGCCCCGGCTGCGGCCCGCCGCCCCGTACGTCCTGCTCCCCCCGGCCGCCCTGCTGGCCGTGGCCATGACCGGGTCCCGGGACCTCGGCGTCAGATACGCCCTCTTCGTCCCGGTGTTCCTGGCGGTGGCGGCGGCCGGGGTCGTCGCCCTGCGCCGCCGCTGGGCCCACCTCGTCACGGCGGCGCTGGTCGGCTTCGTCGCGATCAGTTCGCTGCGCGCGTTCCCGTACTACCTGCCGTACTCCAACGAGGCGTTCGGCGGACCCTCGCAAACCCGTCTGCGGCTGCACGACTCGAACGTCGACTGGGGGCAGGACCTGGGCCGCCTCGCCGACCGTCTGTCCGAGCGGTATCCGCACGAGCGGGTCTGGCTGGTCTACAAGGGCAGTGGTGTGCCCTCGTACTACGGGATCGAGGCGGCCGATCCGCGCAAGGTGCCGCCGAGCGAGGTGCACGGACTGCTCGCCGTGTCGGACACCGCCGTCGCGAAGGCCGACGGCCGTCTGGCGGCGCTGCTCCACGGCGCCACGCCCGTCGACGACGTCGGCCATTCGATCACGATCTACCGCCGCGCGTGA
- a CDS encoding cytochrome P450, whose amino-acid sequence MTEPVAFPQDRTCPYQPPTAYDALREAHPLSRVSLFDGRNVWVVTGHGTARELLTDPRLSSDRTRPAFPMPTERFAQSRNRRVALLGLDDPAHHTQRRMLVPSFTLKRTAALRPRIQETVDRLLDAVERQGPPTELVSAFALPVPSMVICALLGVPYADHDFFEEQSRRLLRGPTAADTQDARDQLEAYFGALIDRKWKDPGDGLLDELIHEQLREGKVDREELISLATILLVAGHETTANMISLGTFTLLHHPEQLAELRAEPTLMPAAVEELLRFLSIADGLLRVATEDIEVAGATIRADEGVVFSTSVINRDAGTFPEPDALDWHRSARHHVAFGFGIHQCLGQNLARAEMEIALLSLFDRLPGLRLAVPADEIPFKAGDTIQGMLELPVTW is encoded by the coding sequence ATGACAGAACCCGTTGCCTTCCCCCAGGACCGTACGTGTCCCTACCAGCCGCCCACCGCCTACGACGCCCTGCGCGAGGCGCACCCGCTGTCGCGCGTCTCCCTGTTCGACGGGCGCAACGTGTGGGTCGTCACCGGGCACGGCACCGCCCGTGAACTGCTCACCGATCCCCGGCTCTCCTCCGACCGCACCCGCCCCGCGTTCCCGATGCCCACGGAACGGTTCGCCCAGTCCCGCAACCGGCGGGTCGCGCTGCTCGGGCTCGACGATCCGGCCCACCACACCCAGCGCCGCATGCTCGTGCCGAGCTTCACCCTGAAACGGACCGCGGCCCTGCGCCCGCGCATCCAGGAAACCGTCGACCGGCTGCTGGACGCCGTGGAGCGGCAGGGTCCGCCCACCGAACTGGTCAGCGCCTTCGCGCTGCCGGTGCCCTCGATGGTGATCTGCGCGCTGCTCGGCGTCCCGTACGCCGACCACGACTTCTTCGAGGAGCAGTCCCGCAGGCTGCTGCGCGGCCCGACCGCCGCGGACACCCAGGACGCGCGCGACCAGCTGGAGGCCTACTTCGGGGCACTGATCGACCGTAAGTGGAAGGACCCGGGGGACGGGCTCCTCGACGAACTCATCCACGAACAGCTGCGCGAGGGGAAGGTGGACCGCGAGGAGCTGATCAGCCTGGCGACGATCCTGCTGGTCGCCGGGCACGAGACGACCGCGAACATGATCTCTCTCGGTACGTTCACCCTCTTGCACCACCCCGAGCAGCTGGCGGAACTGCGGGCCGAGCCGACGCTCATGCCCGCCGCCGTGGAGGAACTGCTGCGCTTCCTGTCCATCGCCGACGGGCTGCTGCGGGTGGCCACCGAGGACATCGAGGTGGCCGGGGCGACGATCCGCGCCGACGAGGGCGTGGTCTTCTCGACCTCCGTCATCAACCGTGACGCGGGCACCTTCCCTGAGCCGGACGCCCTGGACTGGCACCGTTCGGCCCGTCATCACGTCGCGTTCGGCTTCGGCATCCACCAGTGCCTCGGCCAGAACCTCGCCCGCGCCGAGATGGAGATCGCCCTGCTGTCGCTCTTCGACCGGTTGCCCGGACTGCGTCTGGCCGTGCCGGCGGACGAGATCCCCTTCAAAGCGGGAGACACGATCCAGGGGATGCTGGAACTCCCCGTGACCTGGTAA